The Macaca fascicularis isolate 582-1 chromosome 5, T2T-MFA8v1.1 genome segment aatagcaaagacttggaatcaacccaaatgtccatcagtgacagactggattaagaaaatgtggcacatatacaccatggaatactatgcagccataaaaaaaggatgagtttgtgtcctttgtagggacatggatgaagctggaaaccatcattcttagcaaactatcacaagaacagaaaaccaaacaccacatgttctcactcataggtgggaactgaacaatgagatcacttggacgcgggaaggggaacatcacaccccggggcctatcatggggaggggggaggggggagggattgcattgggagttatacctgatgtaaatgacgagttgatgggtgctgacgagttgatgggtgcagcacaccaacatggcacaagtatacatatgtaacaaacctgcacattatgcacatgtaccctagaactcaaagtataataatttaaaaaaaaaagtgaaaaaaaaaaacaagaaaacaataaacagaaaaagaggaaaaaaaaaaaactcaaaatagtaTGTCAGATATGAATACATATAACAGTGGGCAGTATTAATAAATTCATAACAATAAAATTTACTGTGGATGAAATAGAAACAACACTTCATAGAAGAACAAATTTTAAGACTTTACAAAGTATCAACACTAATTCTAAAGCAATAATAATTAAGACAACATGCTAAAGTGACACACATGTAGACAAAGTTGAATAGAGGGCTCAGAAACAGACCCATACTTACACACCAACTGAAACACGAGAGGGCCTTACGAATAAGTGAGGAAAGGATAGACTACTCAAAACGTGGGGCTGAGACAATCGCTTCTTCATGTGGATTGCAGATGAAGTAACAGTTTACAAGTTTTCACTTTAATCAACTTAAACTTTAAAAGGTTTAAACCTTAAAAGGTTTCACTTTAATCAATTTAAACATATGAGGATATATTTATAATCTCATTATGGGAACAGTGTTAACTACGGAGTTTGCATTCTATTTTCAttcctgccataacaaattaccacaaatatcATAACTTAAAACAGCCCTTTTTATCTCACGGTACAGAAGTCTGGGTCCTCTATTAAGAGTCTCAGAGGCTGAAAGCAAGGTattggcagggctgcattcctttctggaagtTCTGGGGAAGAATCTTCTCCCAGGCTCACTCAGCTTGTTGGCAGAATGCAGTTTCTTATGTTTGCAGGACTGAGGCCCCTGTTTTTTGCCTGCCTCTCAGCCCAAGGTAATTCTTTCCTCCTGGAAGCTGCACCACATACCTTCTCATGCTTTCCATGTTGTCTCTTGCAGCAATAGCAGATTGAGACCCTATCACACTCCAGATCTCCTACGATTCCAGTTGAAGAAAGATCTCTGCTTCTAAGGGTTTCTGTGATTAGATCAGGTCTGGTCTGAATAAGCCAGCATACACACCCTATCTTGGGGTCCATaactttaattacatctgcaaagtctcttttgccatgtaaagtatcatattcacaggtttcagggattaggacatggataACAGGGGGGCTTATTCTGCCTACTACAGAGTATCATAAAATCaactaaagttaaaaatatatatgaatgaaataaaaaataacatataaatattatatataggtaaatgaaataaagaataatatataaatagtaaGTATAGTTtggtgttttctttgttttttgtttttgtttttgagatggagtcccgctctgtcgcccaggctggagtacagtggcacattctcggctcactgcaacctctgccttctgggttcaagccattctcctgcctcagcctccccagtaactgggattataggcgcccgccaccacacccagctaatttttgtatttttattagagaccagatttcaccatgttggtcttgcTGGTAGCAAATTTTTGACCTCATGaaccgcctgccttagcctcctgaagtgctgggattacaagcgtgagccactgcgcctggcctagattttTAAATCAAGGAAATTACAAACAAAGGCAGCAGGATGGTAGTTACCCTTGGAAGGGAATGTGGAGAATGCAGTCCGAGGACACAAAGGGGAAGGTAAAGGCATTAGTAACGTTCTATTTTTTTAACCTGCGTAGGGATATacaaatgtgttttcattgttagTCATCTTCTTTAAATTGTACATATACATTATGTACTTGCATGTGTGATAAATATCACAGCGAAGTgttaatgtttaaaaacatacaaagtgTTTCAAGATAAAATTCTCCTCATTAATGAcctgaattatttcttttctcacgaATTCATGAGTAAAGCCAGAGATGAcaaaaatcaaggaagaaaaaacaaaatataagacATGGAAGAATGGACAGAGTAAGGAAGGACCAAACCTCTAAAATATCCATCTCACAATTTTAGGACATGTTAAAATTGGTGCTTTCCTCTCTTGCTAGAAACCAGAGAGAAAATGGTTTTCTTCAGAAAAAGTTCACAGGTGAGAGAAATCCTAATGACCTACATCTGCCTCTTTTCCTGAATGTTTGGGTGCCACAGAAATGATGTGGTCTCTATAGATGTCTGGAATCAAGTGAAATAAGATTTCAATACATGAGTGGTATCCTGAGTAACtgctagaaaaacaaacaaacaaatatagaGCGAAAGTTCAATTACTCTGCCACCTGCCAGTGATTCTGGCAATGCAGATGGCAAATGCTGTGTTTGGGTACTTAGAGAATGATTTCAGTGGTATCTCTGGAAAGTTGCCATGATAGTTCCAATCTGCTCTACCATCTACATCCGAACAAGCCTACTATGGAAAGGATAACATTGTCCACACTGTAGACAGCATCCCCAGTGAATCATGGGAATCCAGGCTTTTCCCAAGGGATGAGTGTCCTGCTTAACTTTTAAACTCCTTAGTTACTTGATATGTGAACTTATTTCTTGTGAAAGTTTACATGAATCTTtcataaacatatacatttttctaaaagaagTGTCTGTATACTATGTTAACCTATGCCTTCGtcaaaaaaattgatttataaaCCACTCCAATGCTAATAAATCATTTCACTGCTAGCATTAAAGAAGTCACTTCCCTTTAAACCAGTTACAGAAAATAGCAAAATGGGCCAGTGCAGACATTTCTTTCATCTGTGCTCAAGAATAGCCTGACAGAGTTGGAAGAACTCAGCCGTTTCCAAGGAAAACTTACCTGGATTCAATTTTCTGCCTAATTTTCTTTGCAACATATGTAAAAGGATGAGGAACTCTGCTTTCAGTTCATTGCTGAGCATGTTGGGATTGCTTAGTAATTCTGATAACCTAATGTTATCTTTAATAGACTTTGAAGCTGTAGACCTGGAAACCAGGGGTAAATGCCTCTGGTAACTATAGTCCGTGAAATTCACAGAGTCATCCTGGATACTTTtaattctggaaataaaaaataaaatactgttgaCAAGCAACATTGTAGTAATGAGATTTATATTATCAAAAGTTTCACATTAAATTGTATCACTAGGAAATTACAAAGAACTTACTCTCGATGTGTTAATAAAGTGTAAACCTCTTCTATCAATATTTCAGGCACTCCAGCTTTACAATGAATTGTTCCATGGATTAGTTCTTtaggtaatttaaatttttttcttgccaGGAACTTTAAtagtagaaagaaaatgtttttatcatAAGAAATTCTATAAAAATCTCCAAGTACCATGAATTCACTTTAATCATCCTTTTATTTACCTATCAAGTCATTTTTTGTGTTTAACGCGTTAGTTATTAAAAGACAATATTCAGCAGGGAAACCAATCAGTATTTATCATGCTAATGGAAATCATTATGCTCAATTTCATAGGTGATTCATGACATAAACAGTTGGAATTTAATAAACTTTGTGATACACAGGAACAAGCTGCCAACTCAGtatcacacagtcacacacacacctgtagagatccaggaaattaggatggcacactttttttttttttttttttttttttttttgagatggagtctcgctctgtcgcccaggctggagtgcagtggccggatctcagctcactgcaagctccgaggATGGCACACTTTAAAACAAACATCTTAACAGTGAAAAGTGTAAATGATTGCTAACATACCTTCTCCAACTGTGCCCAGTTATCCAACTTGACTTTTAAAGAGGTCCCATTTTCAAAGGATGATAATTCAAGTTCCCAGGGGTAATATATACTGAATATTTCTGCAATTAGGAAGCCATTTGAAAAATCTCTGATCCATGGCAATTaggaaatgaaataaagtgtAGTTAATTATGCAGTTTGTATTATAATTAACACTAGCCTAATATTCCATACTAAAAGTATCTTGTTAAATGAGTGCTGTTGGATCGTTGCTCTAAGGAGAACCTACTGTGGAATTTCACTAAGATTATGTACATTTCAAAGGCTTTGGTGTTCTTTTGATGAAGCCAACCTGTTAATTTGTATTGAATCCGCAGTTCAACTAGATTCCCAGGTGATTCATATGCACTTTAAAGTTTCAGAGGCATCTTTGTAAGAAATACTGAAGACAAATTAGTAAACTAGTCCCCCGCttatctgcagttttgctttctgcagtttcagttaccttgGGTCAACCACAGTCGGAAAATATTAAACggaaaattcaagaaataatttGTAACTTTTAAATTGTACTCTGTTCTGGGAGTGTGATGAAATCTCCCAGCCTGCTCTGTGTTGCCTAGGATGTGACTCCTCCTTTTGTCCAGAGTCTCCATGTTGTAGACATCAGTCAACTTTtagttatcagatcaactgtaCAGTGTGATGTGCTTGTGTGCAAGTCACTCTAATTTTGTTTCATAATGaccccaaagtgcaagagtagtgatgctggtgATTCAGATATGCCACAGAGAAACCATAAAATTCTTCCTTTGGGTGAAAAGATGAAAGTTCTTAACTTAATAGAAAGTTGTAAGAATGCTTAGAATGGTAGGAATGAATCTTATATCcctgaaatatgaagaaaaagaaattcttgatAGTTTCACCATCACACCTCAAACTGAAAAACTTTCAGCCACAGTGTgtgataagtgcttagttaagatttttaaaaaggcattgaaTTTGTGGATGGAAGACATACACGGAAATGTGTTCTGACAGAGGGTTCTGTAGTACCACAGTTCCAGGCATCCACTGTCGATCTTGGAACCTATGCCTCTCTGATAAGGAGAGACTAAACCAGAGTTCTACAAAAGATTCATTGCCTTAATTTTTATAGAATTTAGTTTGGATTCCCAGAGCAAATATTAACTGCCAGTTACGTACAAAGTGCCTACAATTAAGCAGCAACTTTAAAAACTTGTTGATAACTCTCAAACTAGATGCCATCTCTGACAGAGGGTAAACTGATCCttaccagtgtgtgtgtgtatatatatatatatatgtgtgtgtgtgtgtatttttatatatatatacacatatatatatatacacacatatatatatatatatttatttatttatttatttttttattttttttttttttgagacagagtcttaccctgccaccgaggctggagtgcagcggcgtaatctcagctcactgcaacctctgcctcccgggttcaagacctctcctgctgcagcctccccagtagctgggattataggcacccaccacccgccgggctaatttttgtattgttagtagagatcgggtttcagcatgttggccaggctgttactgaactcctgacctcaggtgatccgcctccctcggctcccaaagtgctgggattacagtcatgaggaACTGTGCCTGGCCATCCTTACCAGTATTAATGCCCAATGTCACTAAAGAAAAATCTTTGactattttagtattttttgtagtcACCAAAGCATTCTATATTGTCTACAATTTAATGATTGCTTGATTGAGTAAACAAAATGTTTCTTGATATTTTGTTAAACCCTTGCTCCCTAATAGTATTTTCGTGTGTATGCGTGGGTGAGGGGTCTTGATTTGAAACATAAGCCAGGCCAGGGTAGGCAATCTGAGGCCTGGCAGGCGGCGGAAAGCAGGCGGGGCGCCCACCGAGGGGGCCTAGGCCTGGCTTACTCAAGCACCTGTTGATGTTCCTGGGGAAGAAGCTGAGATCCAGACCCTGAAGCCAACGCAGAACGGAACGAGACAGGTGGGAGTTCTTCGGCGCATGCGGATAGACCAGACACTTCTTAGGCCTCCCTCGGATGGGAGCTGCTAGCTGTGGCGAAAGTGACGGTGACTTGGCTAGGGCTGCCGCCGTCAGTGTCAAAGACCCTTTTCCCCAGCCGGCGGCAGCCATGGCGCTTTCTGGGTTGCTACGGCAACAGCAGAAGGCGGGGCGGGGCCTTAGAGCTGGCGGGGCGGCCTCGTGGGGCGCGGCGGAGTCTTACGGGTCGAGACATCAGCGCCTGCGCAAGCGCTGCCGCAGCCGCCCGTGCTGCCGCTTTACTCCGACTTTGGAGCGCGGAGCCGGGTACTGAGGGATGCAAAACTGTGGGCCCAGTGGTGTGGCCGCGGTCTGGGGAGTGTAAACCTTGGGCAGAACTTTCAATCTCAGATTTAGTTGGCCTCACTGTTAACCTATTtagagttttgtgtttttttttttccttctgtcattgttcataagttttatattttaaatattgttggtTTCTGCCCAGCCAAAGGCCTATTTTCAGTCCTCTAGTTAGAGGAGTGGTGTGAGAAGACTCCAGAGGCCGAGATAGTTTTTGTTTGGGAATTGGAAGAGATGGGgggaaaaaatctttaaaatggaaatgaatgtCCACAAAATTTAGCATAACTATTTCCTTAATTATTGCATTAAGTATTTGTCAACAGTAATATTAGAAAACGATGTGTAGGTTAGATTTTCACACTTAATTAAAATGTCCTAGTAGGCATAATTCGTTCATTAGTTCAACGGATGTGTATTGAGTCCATATTACGTGCCAGGCACTCATCTAGTCACTCGGGATCTATCTGAACACAAAACAACTGCAAAGTTGGCACAGGCAATTATAAGTATGTAAGCATAATTattaaaatccattaaaaatttttatagccaaatttttttatttttttatttttattttttttgcttggcagggcacagtggctcatgcctgtaatcccagcactttgggtggcggaggcgggaggatcgtttgagctcaggagttcaagaccagcctgggcactacAAGGTGGAGAGacttttgctaaaaaaaaaaaaatagctgagtgtggtggtgcacacctgtagtctcaagtACTCCAGatgctgaggtgcgaggatcacttgagctgaggaacTTGAGGCTGCAGAAAGCCAGGTGACAAAATGAGGCCTTGTGGATACATACACGTGGTAAAATATGGGATAGATCTTGATAATgatattatgtaatatttttaatgtttattcatATGCATGCCTATTAATAAAGTAAACCAATGTGTTCTCTatatgattaaaaaagaaaacccaaactgAAGCTATATAAGTGTTTTCTGTTagcctaaaaatgttttaatgaatgattcattcattctataaactttttttgAGGAACTATCCTGGGGTATGTGCTAGATCTTTGCTATGCAATgtggtagccactggccacatggggctatttaaacttaaattgaaataaattcaGTTCCACTGGCTACATTTCACCTGCTTGATAGCCATATGTGGCGAGTGGCTGCCATGTTGGATAGCACAGACACGGCACTTTCCATCACTACAGGAATTTTGATTGGACAGTTCTGTGCAGCAGATCATTTATAAGAGATACAGACATAGAAATATCAGTCAAAAGATTGCATACCCTGAAAAGCTCTGCCATGGTAAACATATGTTAGCACCAGAAAGGAAGCAAATCCTTTGGCCTGGGAGAGTGTAAGAAGTCTTCTCAAAAGAGATGACCATTAATTTGATCTTAGAAGGTGGTATTTTAAGCTGATTAAGATGAAAGCTTTGAATAGCCATTTCTATTGTGAAAGGAAGTTAAATCTTGGGATCCCCCCCAACTCCAAATcactaaagggaaaagtcaaagtGGGAACcacttagggcaaacctgcctcctcttcagtcacccctctgctcactgagctAAATGCATACCTGATTGCCTCTTCTGGAAAGGCCAATCAGAAACTCAACAGAATGCAATCCTTTGTCTCTTGTCTACCTATGACCTGGGAGTCCCCTCCCTgcttgagttgtcctgcctttgcTTTTAGTTGTCCCACCTTTTCCAGACCAAATCAGTGTTCATCTTACACATGTCGATTGATGTCTCCTGtatccctaaaatatataaaaccaaaccTCTCtggccaccttgggcacatggcaggacctcctggggctgtgtcatgggtgctcatcctcaaccttggcaaaataaactttctaaattaactgtgACCTGTCTCAGAGTTGGGTTCACACTACCTTTTATTAGCTATATgtctttggacaagttatttaacatttttatttgtaaaatagggaaATAAATAGGATACACCACAAAGTTGTAGAGATTAAATAAGTGAAATCTATAAAAAGCCTGAAACAATGGGCAGCACATAGTGCTCAGTAAGCATAGATGACTGCTTCAAAGGTGATCTTGGAAATTTATTTGGATGATGAAGGGGGAATCTCACACAGAATGACTGATGGGAGCAATTGCACAGAAATATGAGGGGTTTTTGAAATGAGTTTTAGTAAATAACGGAACGCATTAGGGTTAGAAAGAGTGTTCTGGTGTTATCAACCAAAGAAACATTATCAACCAAAGAAACATTATCAACCAAAGAAACATTATCAACCAAAGGTTTAGGTGATAATGGCTAGAGAAGTAGGTTAGGTCTATAGGTtggggtttatttgtttttgtttttgagacagagtcgtgctgttgcccaggctggagtgcagtggcgtgctcagggctcactacagccttgacctcctggacttaagtgaacctcccgcctcagcctctcatctcagtttcccaagtagctgggactacaagtgcgaaCCACAATGATtggttggtttttaaattttttgtagagatgggtcttgaaCTTGTTGGCTCTAGGAatcaatcctccagccttggccttccaaagtgcagcaattacaggcatgaaccaccacgcacAGCTGGATTGGGGCTTCATTGTAAACAGTTTTGCTAAAGAGTTAGAAATCTTCCTGTAATCAATATGCCAATTGTTAAGCAAATACATCTTCGTTCCAAGTGTGACCTTTCCCTCTAGCTTGTTAGGTCCCAGAATAGGGTAAAGGAATTACCTAAGTCACTTCCATCTGATTTAACCAAAGAGGACAACTTCCCTCCGGATGGATGTTACGTACTAGTGTATGAGCTGGTGCGTGCACAACAGAGTAAGACTAGCTGCG includes the following:
- the SPATA4 gene encoding spermatogenesis-associated protein 4; the protein is MAAAGWGKGSLTLTAAALAKSPSLSPQLAAPIRGRPKKCLVYPHAPKNSHLSRSVLRWLQGLDLSFFPRNINRDFSNGFLIAEIFSIYYPWELELSSFENGTSLKVKLDNWAQLEKFLARKKFKLPKELIHGTIHCKAGVPEILIEEVYTLLTHREIKSIQDDSVNFTDYSYQRHLPLVSRSTASKSIKDNIRLSELLSNPNMLSNELKAEFLILLHMLQRKLGRKLNPEWFDVKPTVGEVTLNHLPAQACGHRYNSKVTRGRVALVLPNIGNGGNSNREIHVKQAGQHSHYSVMKPIRNMEKKP